A window of the Deinococcus gobiensis I-0 genome harbors these coding sequences:
- a CDS encoding PulJ/GspJ family protein has product MEHRPAQHDLANQGFTIIELLVAIALLGILTTVLTATLTGSLNLNRQAQRQLDTTSTVQQIMENVRNAWSTASNYNSACAPNLSQPAGYTVNFVNLNTRAQPLTATGAVATGTGISAAPSNSINRASTCTAATGAMIGSGATAQIPAMRRVIVQSGASGPNGSQVVGPQDITLTYDILGPQ; this is encoded by the coding sequence GTGGAACACCGGCCTGCGCAACACGACTTAGCAAATCAGGGATTCACTATCATAGAACTGCTCGTCGCTATCGCTCTCTTGGGGATCCTGACCACCGTATTGACTGCCACCCTGACCGGATCACTTAATCTGAACAGACAAGCACAAAGACAACTGGACACGACTTCAACTGTTCAACAGATTATGGAAAATGTCCGCAACGCTTGGTCAACGGCAAGCAATTACAACAGTGCCTGTGCACCGAACCTGAGTCAGCCAGCTGGATATACTGTCAATTTCGTCAATCTGAATACCCGTGCACAGCCTCTGACGGCTACAGGAGCGGTGGCCACCGGAACGGGCATTTCCGCCGCTCCCAGCAACAGTATCAATCGGGCCAGCACATGTACGGCGGCAACGGGGGCAATGATCGGCTCGGGCGCAACTGCACAAATACCAGCCATGCGCCGTGTCATTGTTCAATCTGGTGCGTCCGGACCGAACGGCAGCCAAGTCGTCGGTCCACAGGATATTACC